The Mesobacillus jeotgali genome window below encodes:
- the modA gene encoding molybdate ABC transporter substrate-binding protein has product MSGLKKLHIILFTALSLFISGCSADNATTQTELTISAAASLREVMEETGQLYMKQNPGIKIVYNFGGSGSLQQQISQGAPVDLFISAAEDKFDYLYSKKLLHQEHSVRLLKNELVLITQKTSKGITSAESLTADNIKRIAIGTPESVPAGMYGKQALISLQLWDDLEQKIIPTKDVRQVLSYVETENVDAGIVYKTDALISDKVRIIPLEGKELHDPIVYPVGVVAATKHLNESVDFFNFLKRQEAMEIFKKYGFKAALE; this is encoded by the coding sequence ATGTCAGGATTGAAGAAATTACATATTATTCTTTTCACCGCCTTGTCACTCTTCATTTCGGGCTGTTCGGCTGACAATGCAACAACCCAAACCGAATTGACCATCTCTGCCGCAGCAAGCCTCCGTGAAGTAATGGAAGAGACGGGACAGCTATATATGAAACAAAATCCGGGAATTAAGATAGTCTACAATTTTGGCGGGTCAGGTTCCCTGCAACAGCAAATCTCCCAGGGTGCCCCCGTGGATTTGTTTATCTCCGCAGCTGAAGATAAATTTGATTACTTATATTCCAAGAAGCTTTTACATCAAGAACATAGCGTAAGACTTTTAAAGAACGAACTTGTATTGATTACACAAAAAACTAGCAAAGGTATTACCTCAGCAGAATCCTTAACTGCCGACAACATTAAAAGGATTGCCATTGGCACTCCTGAATCTGTTCCTGCCGGCATGTATGGGAAACAAGCCCTGATTTCATTGCAATTATGGGATGACTTAGAGCAGAAAATCATACCCACTAAGGACGTCCGCCAGGTTCTTTCATACGTTGAAACAGAAAATGTTGATGCTGGCATTGTCTATAAGACAGACGCACTGATTTCCGATAAAGTAAGGATCATTCCTTTGGAGGGAAAAGAACTTCACGATCCTATTGTTTATCCAGTCGGTGTAGTTGCAGCAACTAAGCATCTTAATGAGTCTGTCGACTTTTTCAATTTCCTAAAAAGACAAGAAGCAATGGAAATTTTCAAAAAATATGGCTTTAAAGCAGCATTGGAATGA
- the modB gene encoding molybdate ABC transporter permease subunit — protein MSTEFWSPIKLSLEIASVSVLFVFLFGIFAARFMARRHFFGKTAVETLLTLPLVLPPTVVGFLLIVIFGINSPIGRLIESVFGSPIIFSWWAAVIAASVVAFPLMYQSAKTGFLSIDPGAEEAARVDGANEWKVFLYVTLPLSAKTLITGLILSFSRALGEFGATLMFAGNLPGKTQTAPTAIYVALESGNMQSAWLWVIAMIIISFIMLLSTSLLKQ, from the coding sequence ATGAGCACTGAGTTCTGGAGCCCCATTAAACTTTCGCTAGAGATTGCTTCTGTGTCGGTATTGTTTGTGTTTTTATTCGGCATATTCGCTGCAAGGTTTATGGCAAGGAGGCATTTCTTTGGTAAAACAGCTGTAGAAACGCTGTTAACATTGCCTTTAGTACTCCCTCCCACTGTGGTGGGATTTCTCTTGATTGTAATCTTTGGCATCAATAGCCCCATTGGAAGACTAATTGAATCTGTATTCGGCAGTCCCATTATTTTTAGCTGGTGGGCAGCTGTCATTGCTGCGTCTGTCGTAGCCTTTCCATTGATGTATCAATCAGCAAAGACTGGGTTCCTGTCAATAGATCCTGGAGCGGAGGAAGCTGCGAGAGTAGACGGAGCAAATGAGTGGAAGGTTTTTTTATATGTTACTCTTCCCCTTTCAGCAAAAACTTTAATCACCGGACTTATTTTAAGCTTTTCCAGAGCCCTCGGGGAATTTGGAGCTACCCTTATGTTTGCCGGCAATTTGCCCGGAAAGACCCAAACCGCCCCAACTGCAATCTATGTAGCGCTTGAGTCGGGAAACATGCAGTCGGCCTGGCTATGGGTAATTGCCATGATAATAATATCATTCATTATGCTTCTTTCTACTTCATTATTAAAACAATAA
- a CDS encoding DUF4352 domain-containing protein — protein sequence MKKYLQLILAVSMLTGCSCAEAESSKESITAETFAEKPIKRNTDVFVPNPQVTDDRELKKPGDSFTDDKGELTLKAVKEVNKTFNLDGIEYRVKDVKLLHFIPDYSLIDFFHPYTHEEEFDFVKIGVEVKNLSSESYHFGPVAMVNINDTIHKTWEDDFYLEELHGEILTGQEKQGNLGFIVDELDTLEKVEILSGDLVDKDKKKIGEPINLVVTFE from the coding sequence ATGAAAAAATACCTGCAATTAATATTGGCTGTTTCAATGCTGACAGGCTGTTCATGTGCCGAGGCGGAGTCAAGTAAGGAAAGTATAACTGCAGAAACCTTTGCGGAGAAACCAATAAAGAGAAATACAGATGTATTTGTACCTAATCCGCAAGTAACGGATGACAGGGAACTTAAAAAACCAGGCGATTCTTTTACTGACGATAAAGGAGAATTAACCCTTAAGGCAGTGAAGGAAGTCAATAAAACATTCAATCTGGATGGAATTGAATACCGAGTTAAAGATGTTAAGTTGCTGCACTTTATTCCTGATTACAGCCTGATTGATTTCTTCCATCCGTATACACATGAAGAAGAATTTGATTTTGTTAAAATTGGCGTGGAAGTAAAAAATCTTTCCAGTGAAAGCTATCATTTTGGTCCGGTGGCTATGGTGAATATCAATGATACAATTCATAAAACATGGGAAGATGATTTTTACCTGGAGGAATTACATGGTGAGATTTTAACCGGACAAGAGAAGCAAGGGAATCTTGGATTTATCGTGGATGAGCTTGATACCCTCGAAAAAGTAGAAATCCTTTCAGGCGACCTGGTTGATAAAGATAAAAAGAAAATCGGGGAACCCATTAACCTTGTTGTAACTTTTGAATAA
- a CDS encoding alkaline phosphatase, with amino-acid sequence MIKANFKKKILPLAVLSTVAFGSIVGTFNAEAKNEKKDNSAEIKNVIFLVGDGMGVSYTSAYRYLKDDPNTTEAEKTEFDKYLVGNQMTYPEDPEQNVTDSASAATAMSAGIKTYNAAIAVDNDGSEVKTVLEAAKENGKATGLVATSEITHATPASFGAHDETRKNMNGIADDYFDELVNGEHKIDVMLGGGLSNFERPDRNLANEFQKDGYSYVTNKQELLDNKNEKVLGLFAPGGMDKMIDRNEETPSLEEMTKSAIQRLNKDKDGFFLMVEGSQVDWAGHDNDIVAAMSEMQDFEMAYKAAIEFAKKDKHTLVVATADHSTGGYSIGANGIYNWFGAPIKAAKRTPDFMAAEIAKGANVEETLRKYIDFESQDLPSLTVEEIQSVKDAAAGKERDIDNAIEKIFDTRSNTGWTTGGHTGEDVPVYAFGPGKERFYGQIDNTDNAKHIFDILANGKRK; translated from the coding sequence ATGATTAAAGCTAACTTTAAAAAGAAGATTCTTCCGCTCGCGGTTCTATCAACTGTAGCGTTCGGCAGTATAGTGGGAACGTTCAACGCTGAGGCCAAAAATGAAAAAAAAGATAATTCTGCAGAGATTAAAAATGTCATTTTCCTAGTCGGTGATGGAATGGGAGTTTCTTATACTTCTGCATACCGCTACTTAAAGGACGACCCGAATACAACTGAAGCTGAAAAAACTGAATTTGATAAATATCTTGTTGGCAATCAAATGACTTATCCTGAAGACCCTGAACAAAATGTAACTGACTCTGCTTCCGCAGCAACAGCAATGTCTGCGGGAATCAAGACGTATAATGCAGCAATCGCTGTTGACAATGACGGCTCTGAAGTAAAGACAGTTCTTGAAGCTGCTAAGGAAAATGGAAAGGCAACAGGCCTTGTAGCGACTTCCGAGATTACACACGCAACTCCTGCATCTTTTGGGGCGCACGATGAAACCCGCAAGAACATGAATGGTATTGCTGATGATTACTTTGATGAATTGGTTAATGGAGAGCACAAAATCGATGTCATGCTTGGCGGCGGGCTAAGCAACTTTGAACGTCCAGACAGAAACCTTGCAAATGAATTCCAGAAAGATGGTTATAGCTATGTAACGAACAAGCAGGAGTTGCTCGATAACAAAAACGAAAAGGTACTTGGACTTTTTGCACCTGGTGGTATGGACAAGATGATCGACCGCAATGAAGAAACTCCATCCCTTGAGGAAATGACAAAATCAGCAATTCAGCGTTTGAACAAAGACAAGGATGGCTTCTTCCTGATGGTAGAAGGCAGCCAGGTTGACTGGGCTGGCCATGACAATGATATCGTTGCTGCGATGAGTGAAATGCAAGATTTCGAGATGGCATACAAAGCAGCGATCGAATTCGCGAAAAAGGACAAGCACACATTAGTTGTTGCGACTGCTGATCACTCAACAGGCGGATACTCAATTGGTGCTAACGGCATTTACAACTGGTTCGGTGCACCAATTAAGGCCGCCAAACGCACGCCTGACTTCATGGCTGCCGAAATTGCAAAAGGAGCTAATGTAGAAGAAACATTAAGGAAATATATTGATTTTGAATCTCAAGATCTTCCATCGCTGACAGTCGAAGAAATTCAATCTGTAAAAGATGCTGCTGCAGGTAAAGAAAGGGACATTGACAACGCTATTGAGAAGATTTTTGACACACGTTCAAATACTGGCTGGACAACAGGCGGCCACACTGGTGAAGATGTTCCCGTATACGCATTCGGACCTGGTAAAGAGCGTTTCTACGGACAGATTGACAATACTGACAATGCAAAACACATTTTTGATATTCTGGCTAACGGCAAGAGGAAATAA
- a CDS encoding D-alanyl-D-alanine carboxypeptidase family protein, which produces MKNVFGLFMLLLIIIYSSVDLVAAEGEEDPILTSEAAVLMDTESGAILFGKNEEAKMYPASLTKIATAIYAIESGDLDELVVVSKEIENIDGTRVYLNPGEQVPLRKLVQGMLINSGNDAALAIAIHLDDSMESYSKNINKFLETHIGVEDTHFVNPHGLFDENHYTTAKDLGMILNYAMNNPDFREIFGTKQLEWDGESWDTTILSHHRMLKGEIPYEAVTGGKTGFVDQSKQTLATTADNGNLKLTAILLKSEYKRKIYEDTIKLFDYGFAGFNSSQIKKGETFAAGDLKFKAGEDLFVTEPIEDGKRVVEKDGILKIENKDGEIIQSIELKPLIGKKPEVKKEASPKPEQSGLLSVNTILGALVLVAAAGVWVINRKQKKNRRFRSR; this is translated from the coding sequence ATGAAGAATGTTTTTGGCCTGTTTATGTTGTTATTAATAATAATCTATTCTTCTGTTGATTTAGTGGCAGCAGAAGGAGAAGAAGATCCCATTTTGACTTCTGAAGCTGCTGTCTTAATGGACACGGAATCAGGTGCGATTTTATTTGGGAAAAATGAAGAAGCAAAAATGTATCCTGCGAGCCTGACAAAGATTGCAACCGCCATTTATGCAATAGAATCAGGTGACCTTGATGAGTTAGTCGTTGTTAGTAAGGAGATTGAGAATATCGATGGTACAAGGGTTTATCTCAATCCTGGAGAGCAAGTGCCTTTAAGGAAACTGGTTCAGGGAATGCTCATTAATTCAGGCAATGATGCTGCATTGGCAATCGCTATTCATTTGGACGATTCAATGGAGAGCTACTCAAAGAACATAAATAAGTTTTTGGAGACCCATATTGGTGTGGAAGACACACATTTCGTCAACCCACATGGTCTATTCGATGAAAATCATTATACAACAGCCAAGGACCTTGGCATGATCCTAAACTATGCAATGAATAACCCTGATTTCAGGGAGATCTTTGGCACTAAACAATTGGAATGGGATGGAGAATCGTGGGATACTACGATACTTTCCCATCATCGTATGCTTAAAGGTGAAATTCCTTATGAAGCTGTAACTGGTGGAAAAACAGGTTTTGTGGACCAATCGAAGCAAACGCTTGCAACCACGGCAGATAACGGCAATTTGAAATTGACGGCCATATTGCTGAAATCGGAATATAAACGAAAAATTTATGAAGACACCATCAAGCTTTTCGACTATGGTTTCGCTGGTTTTAATTCCTCTCAAATCAAGAAAGGGGAAACCTTTGCAGCTGGTGATTTGAAGTTCAAAGCTGGCGAGGACCTCTTTGTGACTGAACCAATAGAAGATGGCAAGAGAGTGGTCGAAAAAGACGGAATTTTGAAGATCGAGAATAAGGATGGAGAAATCATTCAATCCATTGAGCTTAAACCATTGATTGGAAAAAAACCTGAAGTAAAGAAGGAGGCTTCGCCAAAACCTGAGCAAAGTGGATTGCTTTCTGTCAATACGATATTGGGAGCATTGGTACTAGTGGCGGCAGCTGGAGTGTGGGTAATAAATCGAAAACAAAAAAAGAACAGAAGATTCCGAAGCAGGTGA
- a CDS encoding oligoribonuclease, with the protein MYRLFTHNDLDGVACGILFRLAFGEKADIRYNSVSGLNFQVEKYFERMNDRMKKEDHLYITDLSVNHDVAEKINQFVNDGGKAKLIDHHKTALHFNENSWGIVKVEDESGTLTSAASLVYDYLVQGNHLARNGALDEFVELVRQYDTWDWDILKNYKAKNLNDLFFMVSIEEFEERMVPRLTSGDTFEYDDFEKKLLEMEEDKIERYIRRKKREIIQIETDGLYGGVVHAESYHSELGNELGKEYPHLDYIAILNLGGKKISFRTIHDDVDVSAVAGEFGGGGHAKASGCSMNKEAYNRYIEQAFPLDPIKPDAFRNTYNVKDSKKGCLYENRDREFFLIYTDGTSYFVQLESKERHGPFDSFESADRFLKREYGAALARDEVYISYLENIVFNGRN; encoded by the coding sequence ATGTACCGTTTATTTACGCATAATGACTTAGATGGTGTGGCCTGCGGGATCCTTTTCAGGCTTGCATTCGGTGAAAAAGCAGATATTCGTTATAACTCTGTTTCGGGGCTAAATTTTCAGGTTGAGAAATATTTTGAAAGAATGAATGACCGCATGAAAAAGGAAGACCACTTGTACATAACAGATTTATCTGTCAACCATGATGTGGCAGAAAAAATAAATCAGTTCGTAAATGATGGGGGAAAGGCAAAACTGATTGACCATCATAAAACAGCATTGCATTTCAATGAAAATAGCTGGGGCATTGTAAAAGTAGAAGATGAATCGGGGACACTGACAAGCGCGGCATCACTTGTATATGACTACTTAGTCCAAGGAAACCATTTGGCCAGGAATGGTGCGCTTGATGAGTTTGTTGAGCTTGTCAGACAATATGATACCTGGGACTGGGATATTCTGAAGAACTACAAAGCTAAAAATTTAAACGACCTGTTTTTTATGGTTTCGATTGAAGAGTTTGAAGAGCGGATGGTCCCCCGTCTGACATCAGGCGATACATTTGAATATGATGATTTTGAAAAAAAACTACTGGAAATGGAAGAAGACAAAATCGAACGATATATCAGGAGGAAAAAACGGGAAATCATCCAGATCGAAACAGATGGGTTATATGGCGGAGTGGTTCATGCTGAATCCTATCATTCAGAATTAGGGAATGAGCTTGGAAAGGAATATCCACATTTGGATTATATAGCGATTTTGAATTTGGGCGGAAAGAAAATAAGCTTCAGAACCATCCATGATGACGTAGATGTTTCTGCTGTCGCAGGGGAGTTTGGCGGAGGCGGACATGCCAAAGCTTCTGGTTGTTCAATGAATAAGGAAGCCTATAACCGCTATATTGAACAAGCTTTTCCGCTGGATCCGATCAAGCCGGATGCCTTTAGAAATACTTATAATGTAAAGGATTCGAAAAAGGGCTGCCTCTATGAAAATCGTGACCGGGAATTTTTCTTGATTTATACTGATGGAACCAGTTATTTTGTTCAGTTGGAAAGTAAAGAGCGGCATGGACCTTTCGACAGTTTTGAATCAGCTGACCGCTTTTTGAAAAGAGAGTACGGAGCAGCCCTTGCAAGGGATGAAGTTTATATCTCCTATTTAGAAAATATCGTTTTTAACGGAAGGAATTGA